In Pristis pectinata isolate sPriPec2 chromosome 2, sPriPec2.1.pri, whole genome shotgun sequence, the sequence ACATTCCAGCTGTACTCCAAACAGGGATAGGACCTTTTAACTAAGATTGGCATCTTAATAGACACTAATCAagtggtttcctctcacatgctaagaacttactgtcacatgacagatcACTGCAGCAAACAGATTTAATTCAAGCTGTGTATCACATTTTTGCATCATTAACCATGACCATACCAATGTCATGGTTAGTTGCACATGTCACAAAGTTTTAATAAACTAAGTAACATGTATAATGTCACTATTCTAAACTGATTACAAAGTTTTGCTGTTTTCCACATAACAGAAGATCATGGAGAGACTGTTCCATCTCTTCATGAATGTTTCCGGCCTAATAAGTAACCATTATGCATTACTATGTACAGAGGACCTGTCATTTGCCATTCTAACACACCCTGTGCATCGGTGAGATGGACATTAGAACATTCTCCTCCTGGCCTTAACTGAATCTAACACATGTCAATTAGGCAGCACCAAATCAACACGCATTTAGCACACTGAAGAACAAATCTAGTCCAAAATAAACTGGAAGTTCCACAATCTAAGGGGAAAATAACCCACTGAAAACTCCAACTGGATCTGACTACTTTTTTCAACTACTTTTCATAAAGAAATACCTTATATTATCTTGAATGTTATTTTTTCCATATTAACGTGACAGAATATACATGTGAATAGTTACAGAAAAACTCAgaaaataaggtaagatatctttattagtcacgtgcacatcgaaacacgcagtgaaatacaactttcgtgtagagtattctgggggcagcccgtaagtgtcgccatgcttccagcgccgacatagcatgcccacaacttcctaacctgcacatctttggaatgtgggaggaaaccagagcacccagaggaaacccgcacagacacggggagaatgtacaaactccttacagacagtggccgggattgaacctgggtcgttggcgctgtaatagcattatgctaaccgctacactaccgtgcccgcccgACCGACTATTGGGAAATGCGAATGGTTTGACATCTGGCACACCAGCTGATGCTTGCCACACTCCCTTCCTGGTCACAGGTTCCTGCGCTCCCTTCTGCCCTCCAGGGTACCAGTTCCTGTATTCTCTTCAATTCTCCAGGGCATTGGGAGGGGAGGGCGGAGGTGGAGACAAAGTCTGAAAAGtggaaacaagaggctgcagatgctggaatctgctaagTAAGGAAGTTGAtgaggaaccagataagggagggatgaggggcagatgggaccagtcgGTGGAGAAgaatgaaactgggtgatggaCTGGGGGAGTGGGCAGGGCTTTGAAACcagaaggaagaggaaggaaCACTGGAAGTACGGTTTAACTGAAGTTGGAAAACCCCAGGTGAAATATGagctgctgttcttctagtttgtgcttgACCTCgccttggcagtggagaaggcagaggactgacaggttggagtgggaatgggaagtgggttGATATAGCATGCAACCTGGAGGTTGGGatagccattgcagacagagtgtaGGTGTTCGGCAAAATTGTCTGCtcgtctgtgcttggtctcgccaaCGTGGAGGAGGCCACTTCAAgggcaccgaatgcagtagatgagattAGAGGAGGTGTATGTGAacctttgcctgacctggaagggctgtttgggaccctggatggtggCGACGTAGGAAGTGAAGGGACCTGTTGCATTGACGTAAACTATCCCGTTGCCTCTGAGACAATtgagttcttcaagcagtttgtttttctgctccagaatccagcatctgaagtctcctgTTTCTCCACTGAATACTCTTTATGATTGTACAGTCAATCCTGGACTCACGACGATTCTTCTCTGTCAACTGGCTCTAAAGCGCTCCCTGAAATTAGTTAAGTCTTATACAAATTGCTTGATAAAGCACATGCAGGACACAAGACCACTTCTGACTCATGGCAATTGAATAGATATTTCCACGGGCTACTCATTTATATGGCTACTCATGtatttgggcggcacggtagtgtagcggttagcacgatgctattacagcgccagcaatcggggttcgattctggctgctgtctgtaaggagtttgtacgttctccccgtgtctgcgtgggtttccgtcgggtcctccggtttcctgccacattctaaagatgcacgggtaggttaatttgggttttaaaatgggcggtcTGGACCCGTTGgcccggaagggcctgttaccatgctgtaaataaaattttaaaaatttaaaatttaaatttaaaaatatctacTATTGAGCAGGTACCCAGGCCATGTGCACAGTATGTGGGAGATTGATTTACAGCACAAAGTTACACAcacaaatgaaaagaaatacTGTAATGAACTCTCAGTCCAGTCCTTAAAAAACTATCAAAGAGACAAAGATGTGAAATCACTATGTTTACAACAATATTTCCTTTGTACAGGTACAGTTAACGGACAGGAGCCAGTGGATCTTCGTTGCCGTTGCATCAAGTATACCTCTGGATTCCGCGTCCGAAGTCGTATTAAGGAAATTGAGATTATACCAAGTGGTCCTTATTGCCCAAAAGTAGAAGTAATGTAAGTCTTATTGATAAACCATAGTGGCATTTACAAATTACCAGTTCTACCATTGTCCATGGAGTATCCATGGACAATGGTAGAACTGGTAATTTGTAAATTAgtggtattggtaaattggtggtATTCACGGTTGCTGAGAGAGGAGTGGGGAAGGatccagggaaaagaaacagtcaaGGAAAACAGGGAAGCAGGGGCAGTAATTTGAACAATTTGAAGCCAGGTATGAGACATGTTAATTTCGGctggggttgctgaagtcagaaATGTGAGATGAGCGTAGTGAATTGAGGCCAAGAATGTAGATATTTACAGGGCTGAGCTGAGGCAGGAACTTTACAGAGTACATGGCTGGTACTGAAATGGTGGACCACTGGGCAGTTGCCTTGGTTGTACAGTATAAAATGGAAACAGCTCCCTTCTCTACTATAACACTGCAAATTCTGGtgacctgaaattaaaacagaaaatgcggcaAACACTTAACAGGATGGCAGCCACTGCGAAAAGAACAAGGCTCAGCTTAACTGTCACTTGCCCTGAAATACtaccactgtttctctctccagagttgCAgccaacttgctgaatatttccagatttttctgttttcacttccttCCCCATCTGCTCATCCTATGGCTGAAATCACAAGGAAATTACTTTGTGCAGCATATAAATGTGATGCTTAATTAGTCAACACCAGCCAAAGAAAACTATAGAGATAAGTTTGTTACATTTGGGTAACTAGATACCTAAGCGGCTGAACTGATCTTATCATTCTTTTCAGAGCCATGCTCAAGTCTAACCAGAAAGTTTGTCTGAACCCTGAAGTCTATTGGGTGAGGAGATTGATTGAAAGGATTTTAATTAACACTTGAAAGAATTTCCCGAGTAAGTTTCCATTTCTGTATTTGATTAAGAGATAAGAGAGCTGGGTCACTTGGGCATTTAGGGCAATGTAAAGTAAAATAACATCACACATGCACTTGCAGTTAGAAAACTGTCATGAGGTTACCCTGTTCACAGAAGGTTACCCTAGAGTTACCTCTCACGCTTTGTACTCTGTGGATCTCCAaaccttgcattcctgtgcagaTGATGGAACAACATTCACGTACAACCTCATTCATGCTTGCAGGGAACAGTGAAATTCACAATTCTTTGTAAAAGTCTGTCTTTGGAATTTTGAATGATCAGTCAATTTGATTTGGTAGATTGCTCTAAAGAGCAAGAGTTGGTGGAACCTACAGCAGTTGCACATCTGCTCATTGTTGTCAGGCTCATACACCCACCATTCACCGTGAACGTGTTCCTTTGCGACCATCTTCCCTTGCTCCTTCCCGTGTGTGCTCTCAGCTCTCACCAGGAGGTGGTGGAGCATATGAGGTGTAAACTGTCTAACAGTTGATGATGTGCAATGGGCAGCTTCCTCCTGCTACtcagtgtcatagaacatagaacaatacagcctaGGGACAGGCATTTCAGCGCatgatgtctatgccgaccatacaaatctaactaatcccatctgcctacacatggcccatatccttctattccctgcccgtttatgtgtctgtccaaatatttcttaaatgttactatcttgcctgcttccaccacctcccctggtagcatgtttcaggcacctatGTACCGGCACCTCTGTAATACCTCATTTTCCAGgcacctctgtgtaaaacacttgcctcataaatctcctttaaactttccccctagcACCTTAAAGCTGtggcctccagtatttgacatttccacctgagAAAATGGCTCTGATTTTCTAacctatctataccactcataattttatgtacttctatcaggtctcccctcagcctccactgctccagagaaaacaatccaagtttgtccagcctctccttatagctaacactctctaatccaggcaacatcctgctgaacctcttctgcaccctctccaaagcctccacatccttcctgtaatgtggtgagcagaactgcacacaatactcatcTTTTATGATCGTGGAAGTCTCTTACCCAAAAGCATAGAGAATGcacaacattgaaggaggccatttggccccttgcttCTTTGCTGGCTTTCAGACCAATTCCATCATCCCATTGCCCCATTTATTTCCCCCTAGCTCATTCTCTCTTATGTGTCCATCAAATTTCCCCTAGTTCTGTTGCCATCCACTTACACTAGAGGTAACTTACAGTGCTCACTTAACCTACCGGCTCATCCTGGGTATGCGGGAGTAAacccacacagggagaatgtacaaactccacacagactgctcctgaggtcaggatcaaacccaagtcactggagctgtacagCAGCACCACTAATTGCTGCATCGTGTGTTCTGGTGCCCAACAGAAAAACATTGGACAAAATTTTTCGAggaataaattaacaaaaatcaagcaatattcaaaaccttcttctctgtttttgtttcttgagGGTCCTTTAGGACTTTACTTCATGAGGTAATGTACTGATGATGTATTTGTCTGTAATTCCTCTGTGTGATCTTTTTGGACAATCATTAACTTGCTTAAAGTAGAACCTAAAATGAGATATACACCAACTAATATCTACTGGAAGACAGGAAGCATTCGTTTCTTTGATCTTTGTTCTGAAATATTTCTGTGCTGATAAATTATTGCGTTAAttatcattttataaatttcataTGTTTTCTGAACATGAAGGTGACCAGTAAAAGTGCTTCATCGTGGCACCGATCAGCAAATCTCCCTCGCTTGCCCCCTACTCAAGGACTGGAAGTTCACAGCCTTCGCCTTTAGCACATCTTTGCTTCTGTCCTCATCAGCGAAAGGAATACTGGATTGATTCATTTTCAGCTGAAGTCCATTGAACAGTATAATCACATTCATAACTGAGTGGTGCCTTCATTTATGCCTAATTAAACTCAGCATAGTAGTAGTTTGATTATGAGCAAGCAGTAGATTGGTTGTAGCATTTCCAATCAGTTAACCAAGATAAAAGAACCATCGGAATTTATGGTTCAGAAGGAATCTGCGGAAACAGCATTCCAGCCCAGTTGCACTTTCCAGATTTTGGTCCGGATTACGACAGTTTGCAAGCACATCAAAGTACATTATGAATGCAAAGAGGGGTTCTGAATCTAACCCCACCCCTCATCTCAAACCTGGTTAATTGCCTTCCTATCTACttgtaattttacacacctcagaTAAATCTCCCTTATTTCCCCTAACTTCCAAAGAAACCAATAGTGAGCCAgaccagtctttcctcatagctaaaatTCTTCATTCCTGGCGTTTATGTAAGTCTCCTCAGCAAATACCTTTCTGTTAGATGTGACCAGAATTATGGGCAGCATTCCAGATGTGGACCAACTTTTACGCAGTTTCAGTACCACTTCCCAGTTCTCACATCCTATGTCCTTTTACTAAAAGGAGGTAACCtgcaagcacatctttgggatatgggggggAACCTGGAGCACTTAGTGGAAACCTAGGGAGaaagtgaaaactccacacagacagctcaggGTGTGCCCTGGGAATGATAGCACTAATGGTGCCAGCACTAAAAGGGGGCACTATAGCATTATAGAGGGATGCACTACTGAGCATAATGCTGTGCCAGAGATCTGGTTGACTGCCCAGCCCTTGCTGGCATTTCCTGCTGCAGTGAACTGGTTAAAGTGACCTGATAACCCTATGGCCCAGTGTGGATTGAGCCCCAGAGGCAAcagctgcctgtgagggctggggCACATGGTACATCTGCTCAGGTGTGGAGCTCGGGGCTAAACCCTGGCTGTCACTGTGAGTGTGGGCCATTGCACGTGCTCCATGTACTGACGTAGCACCTGGATTCCatggtctctctcatcaccttctgCTGGATGGTGATGAACTTTGTCACATTCCCTTCTCTTTATTTGGCTGCACAGTTCTCCCCACCCTAGAGATTTCTCTGTGGCTCAGTGGCCAGTGACCGCCATTGCACTTGGTACCGtggagaaatctctgggctgtgCGGCCAAACAACAAgagaagcagcatccatcacatccaacaggactGTGGTGGCCAGTGTGTAGATCTGCAccccacatctcagcactgagtCACCACATCACTCACCTCACCCTGCCCAACGTCAGCCCACACAGGCCTCTACCTACTGCCTCCATGGTTGACTCCACACTCAGCCAAGTGGTGATGAGATCACAATTTCATTGTTGCAGGAGTACCAGCAGAGGGCAGAGGATCACAGCAGGTTCTCAGCACAGTAGGTTAAAGAACAGTGGGGTAGTTCCCTGTGAGTGTTCAGACCCCAGGACCAAGTGCGCTATGAAGAATCAGCACTCTCACTATCAGTACAATCAGTAGTAAGCCAGTACCGGTGAATGACAGCTATCTTCTGAACCATCTCATCTACATgtcctgttccccacctccttccctttattccatggtccactgccctctcctaccggactcccttcttcttcagccctttgcctcttctacctattcagcttcttacatctcccccctcccccacccacctaccttccccctctcacctggactcacctatcacctgccagcttgtgctcatTCCCCTTTCCcggccttcttattctggctcctgccctcttcctttccagtcctgatgaagggtctcgacttgaaatgttgactgtttgtttccctccgtagatgctgcctgacctggtgagttcctccagcattttgtgtgtgttgctccaggttccagcatctgcagaatctattGTGTCTCTGCTACCTTCAGAGATGTGCGGACGTGCATTCTAATGAACCTCTGCTCCTCTTTACTCCTCAGTATTCTAGCCTTTGCTTTTTCTGCCCTCTCCAAGTACCTTACCTCACACCTCTTCATACTGAATACCAGTTGTCACCAGTCCATTAATAACTTCCTGCCATCCACAAATTTCTTTCTGTCAACAACACTGGTAACTTTGGACCACTTGGAAGCTTGTTAATCATGCCCACTATGATTGCCCAATATATTAACATACACCAGAAAAAAACAAGGGAATCTGTACCGAGCCTGCACAATTTTACTGGAAATAGTGAACACAATTCAATCATTAACACACTCATTGATTGTTGTGCATTGCTTCCATTCACTgggtcaattttggatccaactgtACTTTCTTATAGAACACATGGGCCTTTATTTTCCTGACCAGTTTTCAATCTAGTACCTTATTAAGGGCTTTGCTAAAATATCAAATTCACTTTTTTCATCAGTcttccttgttacctcctcaaatttaatcacattaaagacaaccttttttgaacaaatcCATATTTACTTGCTATGGATGAAAAGCCACTcagagactggagctgtagaGGTAGCAGGCCTTTGTTCAATACAAGTGAACACACAGGGGAGATCAGGTTAAACAGTCTCCGCAAGACTCAAATCCATCGAGTTTTATACTCTTTTGATACAATAACAATACATGACTCATGATTGACAGCCATCAAATGTGACCATGACAATGTCTGGTGTGTCTAAGTGGCAAAGTAGTCAGTCTAGAACCTCCCATGGTCCATGCATGAGTTGGAAACATGGGCCCAGTTCATTTATTGTTTCCCCCTATTTGTGCTTCAATGGTGCAAAATACCTTAACTCCAAGATATCTAGCTCTAATGCCTGTTTCAATGGTGCCAAATACCTTTGCTCTTATATGTCTGGTGTTCAAGTGCCTGACCTGTTCATCTATGGTTTCTCTGTACTGATGGTTGTTCTCAGCCACCTGGTGCATTTCACACTGTTCTATTGTAACTTGATCAACTTTATTCCAATCCCACCAGTGGCTCACTTTGTTCCACTGTACGTTTGGTAACCCATACCAGAACGCCTCATAGTCATGTGGCTCTTGCTCTGTCCCATTATTGAACAAATATGAACAGGCATAGCTCGAGGAACCAACCATCTTGTAATTACAGTGGTCAGTTTCCAAATCACTTGTGTTGAATGGCTTCCTATTGTAAGCTATCAGCTCCTCTTTCTCTTAGGGCACGGTCTTCGTTTATAGAGCTGCACCTTTATATTTCAAAGCTGATTACTGATAGTTATTTACATCCTGAAGTagtttgaaggctggttctttCATATATCAATGCTTCCAATATTAACTATATATCCCCGACTATAGCTCACTGCTCCCTATCCCGATCATAACTGTACTTGATTAATCTGTGCATTTGTAATGTCTGTACTTTCTAAATGCTAAATAATTACATGCTTCGCTTGTACAGCAGAAAACATTTGCTAATTTGCAAAAAAATGATttatacatttttgaaatattccTATCAactattttattgtgtttttaaatgtttattattgGTCTCTTTGCATATCTGGTATCTAGTTCTTAAGTTCCGATAGCTTTATACCATCAATAAAATGATTGCATTGGAATGGTCTGTAATTATTTGTTTTAACAAGACAAAGATGTTTAAATGAGGGAGCTGGGATGGTTTTCCTGCACCCACACACTGCTTCGGTCAGATGGCATGAATTGAAATTACCCAATTTGAAAGTAACTGAACCCTTCTGTTAAGGTGATCAACATGGTTTGTTTACTTACCAAGAAGGAGTCCCTTGGCTATGTTGTGCAACAGTACTGGGTTGTAACCATGTAAACCCTGCCAAACACCTGTCAAGAAGTTCAAGATTTACATGTTCCTGTTCAGCTGTGGAATTGCCTGCATTTCCCCACAAAGTTCAGCCCAATGGAATCATGTCGCTTCAGAATGATTAATATCCCATCAGATTTAGGGGACAGTCAATACTGAAGTAACCTGACTACAAGTTTGTAAGTGAAATAGAATGAAGATGCTTTTAATGTGATTATTATTCAGAAAATTTGCTGCcaccaaattttttaaaaagggcTGATTTTGGAGTCTGGATGACAATACTGGGTCATGGGTGTGTAAAATGTTCTTTTTATAGAGCTTCCATGCAAACAAACCAGTCAAGGCAAACAAAAATATACTGCTTTAGGTGCAATGAGTAATAAAAGTCCCATTTGAAAGGTAGAGGGAGCAGGCAGACAGtacaggattcccctgtggccattcccctcagcaacagatACTGCTGGAGGGGATGTCTTaccagggcacagcagcagcagccaggtcagtgacactgtgactggctctgaggctcagcagggaaaaGTAAAGTCagacagagcaatagtgatagttaggggaacagacaggaaattctgtggctgcagaagaaactccaggatggtgtgttgctttcCGGGTGCCAGGGACAATGATCCCTCGAGagtggttgcagaatattctcaagggggagggtgagcagccagaggttgtggtgcacgttggcaccaatgacataggtagaaagggggatgaggtcctgtgcagtgagtatagggagttaggaaaaagagcaggacctcaaaggtagtaatttctggattactcccagtgccccatgctagtcagggcaggaataggatgatagaacagatggatgtgtggctgaggagctagtgcagggggcagggtttcaggtcttagatcattggaacctcttctggtgcaggggcgacctgtacaagagggatgggaggttcactagtgctagtcaggagggtttaaactagtttggcggggggggggggggggggcggggggggggggtgggaaacagCACCAggtcaggaagtggagggattgagaggaaggtagacgTCATGACCAGTaggtctgtaaggaaggacaggcaggaacaaggtaatagacacaatgggacagggtcggtgtgtttattttaatgttaggagtattaagggtaaggatgttgaacttagagcatggttcagtacatggaactatgatgttgtgaccaTTGTAGAgtcttggttgagagagggacaggacaggattagaatcaggtttattatcactgacatatgtcctgaggtttgttgttttgcagcagcagtacagttcaagacataaaaatgacaacaaaccacaaaaataaataaataaacagtgcaaaagaggaataacgaggtagtgttcatgggttcatggaccattcagaaatctgatggtggaggggaagaagctgttcctaaattatcgagtgtgtgtcttcaggatCCTTTACCTCCTtttcgatggtagtaatgagaagagggcatgcgccaggtggtgagggtccttaataatggatgccgccttcttgaggcaccgcctcttgaagatgtcctcaatggtggggaaggttgggcccgtgatggagctggctgagtctacagccctctgcagactctttcgatcctgcacattggagcctccataccagacggtgatgcaaccagtcagaatgctctccaccatacatatgtagaaatttgcaa encodes:
- the LOC127585087 gene encoding interleukin-8-like, which gives rise to MDAKVTAIILVLFVLHLSSIKGTVNGQEPVDLRCRCIKYTSGFRVRSRIKEIEIIPSGPYCPKVEVIAMLKSNQKVCLNPEVYWVTSKSASSWHRSANLPRLPPTQGLEVHSLRL